The genome window AGCCGCACGTGAACTCGTCCTGCTGCGGGGGGAGGACCTGCACCGACATGTCCTCGTTGGACAGGTCGGCCCCGGGCAGCTCGAAGCCCTCGGCCGCCTCGGCCTCGTCCTCGTCGACCTGTCCGGTCTTCGCGTCACCGCGCCGCGCCTTGAGCTCCTCGATGGAGTCCTCGTTGTCGTCGTCGGTCTTGCGCGGTGCGTCGTAGTCGGTCGCCACTGGCGTCGTCACACTCCACGTCTGGGGGGTGGCCGGACCCGGCGGTCCGGTCGTGCTGTCACGCGAACGCCACGGGCCACCGGTTCATGCCCCGCGACGTCCTCGCGGCGCGGATTGTGCCCTACCCGCCTGCGCGGCACCACGCCGGGACGGTCGACGGGGCCACCTCAGGCACCGACGGACCCGGCGGCGCGGGCCCCGGTCGCCGCGGCGGCCTCCGCCAGGAGCCGCTCGAGGGCCG of Aquipuribacter sp. SD81 contains these proteins:
- a CDS encoding DUF4193 domain-containing protein, with translation MATDYDAPRKTDDDNEDSIEELKARRGDAKTGQVDEDEAEAAEGFELPGADLSNEDMSVQVLPPQQDEFTCGSCFLVHHRSQLAGEKDGLPICSECA